A genome region from Salvelinus alpinus chromosome 26, SLU_Salpinus.1, whole genome shotgun sequence includes the following:
- the LOC139554656 gene encoding proteasome subunit beta type-8-like, which translates to MMLGYRGMGLSMGSMIVGWDNKGPGLHYVDDNATRLSGHMFSTGCGSSYAYGVVDSGYREDMTVEEAYELGRRGITHTTHRDAYSGRVVNLYHMQEDGWIKVCKEDVSELIHRYRKGMF; encoded by the exons ATGATGCTGGGCTACAGAGGCATGGGCCTCTCCATGGGCAGCATGATCGTTGGCTGGGACAATAAG GGCCCTGGTTTGCACTATGTGGATGACAACGCCACACGTCTCTCTGGTCATATGTTCTCTACTGGTTGTGGTAGCAGCTATGCGTACGGAGTGGTTGACAGCGGCTACCGTGAGGACATGACGGTAGAGGAGGCGTACGAGCTGGGCCGCCGCGGTatcacccacaccacacacagagacgcctaCTCAGGACGAGTGGTCAACC tgtaCCACATGCAGGAGGACGGCTGGATAAAGGTGTGTAAGGAAGACGTTTCAGAGCTGATCCACCGCTACAGGAAAGGCATGTtctga